One window from the genome of Phycisphaerales bacterium encodes:
- the pxpB gene encoding 5-oxoprolinase subunit PxpB, with protein sequence MAEGIRIEWTSERSLRVQGVASTPSAVSALRGLPGVLDVAPAEAAMFVRVDPLAGVAIDQIGNALGSVGKQADIEPRTHEIPVCYEHPHALDLAEVAEHAGMSTSDVINLHASTEFTVKFLGFAPGFGYLGGLPDSLHVPRLASPRTRVEAGSVGIAGPYSGVYGLAGPGGWRIIGRTKTVMFGVERSEPALLRAGDVVRFRPVGLREFEA encoded by the coding sequence GTGGCCGAGGGCATCCGCATCGAGTGGACGAGCGAGCGCAGCCTGCGCGTGCAGGGCGTCGCGTCGACGCCGTCCGCGGTCTCTGCCCTCAGGGGCCTGCCCGGCGTGCTCGACGTTGCTCCCGCGGAGGCGGCGATGTTCGTCCGCGTCGATCCGCTCGCGGGCGTCGCCATCGACCAGATCGGTAACGCACTCGGGTCCGTTGGCAAGCAGGCCGACATCGAGCCACGAACACACGAGATCCCGGTGTGCTACGAGCACCCGCACGCGCTCGACCTCGCCGAGGTCGCCGAGCATGCCGGGATGTCCACCAGCGACGTCATCAATCTCCACGCATCGACCGAGTTCACGGTGAAGTTCCTGGGCTTCGCGCCCGGCTTTGGCTATCTCGGCGGCCTGCCGGACAGCTTGCACGTGCCCCGGCTGGCGTCGCCGCGGACGCGGGTCGAGGCGGGCAGCGTCGGCATCGCCGGTCCGTACTCGGGCGTCTACGGGCTGGCCGGGCCGGGCGGCTGGCGGATCATCGGGCGCACGAAGACGGTCATGTTCGGCGTGGAACGCTCCGAGCCCGCGCTCCTGCGCGCCGGAGACGTCGTGCGCTTCCGGCCGGTCGGCCTGCGGGAGTTCGAGGCGTGA
- a CDS encoding UDP-2,3-diacylglucosamine diphosphatase, producing MHAEEYGMEEREKPGVQEPRPETIFDADPAEAIWTEPAVVRDETTGAERLDLRYRTIFLSDLHLGSNGCQAKELSAFLKSVRCDTLYLVGDVIDMWRLKSKWYWPGKHNRVISRILKMARKGTRVVYIPGNHDEGARQYAGLSFGGVELVLDAEHVTADGRRLFISHGDQFDMVVKHARALSMLGSASYELLLRLNRQYNRVRRLFGLEYWSLSQFLKLKVKSACTYISRFEEALVEEAKGKGFDGVVCGHIHKAEIRPDDNHQGMMYYNCGDWVESCTALVEDFDGSIRLLDGKAVVERLRQYGQLSGGKKPRRVRRRLQPSSSGSSGVEIG from the coding sequence ATGCATGCCGAAGAATACGGCATGGAGGAGCGAGAGAAGCCAGGAGTGCAGGAGCCCCGACCGGAGACGATCTTCGACGCCGATCCGGCCGAGGCGATCTGGACCGAGCCGGCAGTTGTCCGCGACGAAACGACCGGCGCCGAGCGCCTCGACCTGCGCTACCGCACCATCTTCTTGAGCGACCTGCACCTTGGCAGCAACGGCTGCCAGGCCAAGGAGCTCAGCGCCTTCCTCAAGAGCGTGCGTTGCGACACGCTCTACCTCGTGGGCGACGTCATCGACATGTGGCGCCTCAAGAGCAAGTGGTACTGGCCCGGCAAGCACAACCGCGTCATCAGCCGCATTCTGAAGATGGCCCGCAAGGGCACGCGCGTCGTCTACATCCCGGGCAACCACGACGAGGGCGCGCGGCAGTACGCGGGCCTGAGCTTCGGCGGCGTCGAGCTCGTGCTCGACGCCGAGCACGTGACCGCCGACGGGCGACGCCTGTTCATCAGCCACGGTGACCAGTTCGACATGGTGGTCAAGCACGCCAGGGCGCTCTCGATGCTCGGGTCGGCCAGCTATGAGCTGCTGCTCCGGCTCAACCGCCAGTACAACCGCGTCCGCCGGCTCTTCGGGCTCGAGTACTGGAGCCTCAGCCAGTTCCTCAAGCTCAAGGTCAAGAGCGCCTGCACGTACATCAGCCGGTTCGAGGAGGCCCTCGTCGAAGAGGCCAAGGGCAAGGGCTTCGACGGCGTCGTGTGCGGCCACATCCACAAGGCCGAGATCAGGCCCGACGATAACCACCAGGGCATGATGTACTACAACTGCGGCGACTGGGTCGAGAGCTGCACCGCGCTGGTCGAAGACTTCGACGGCTCGATCCGCCTGCTGGACGGCAAGGCCGTCGTCGAGCGGCTGCGGCAGTACGGCCAGCTCTCGGGCGGCAAGAAGCCCAGGCGCGTGCGACGCCGCCTGCAGCCTTCGTCCTCGGGCTCGTCCGGCGTCGAGATCGGCTGA
- a CDS encoding DUF3536 domain-containing protein has translation MNPYVCIHGHFYQPPRENPWLEAVEVQDSAYPYHDWNERITAECYQPNGQARILDPQGWIERINNNYAHISFNFGPTLLSWMQEHAPEAYEAILDADRQSIELNGGHGSAIAQAYNHVIMPLANDRDRRTQVLWGIKDFEHRFGRRPEGMWLPETAANRATLDELAKNRIAFTLLAPRQALRYRKIGSDAWIDARQHGIDPRRPYLCRLEDGRSIALFFYDGPLSQAVAFERLLANGEQFANRLLGGIDPGREEAQLVHIATDGESYGHHHPYGDMALSYAVRRIMDGSEATLVNYGRFLELHPPEWEAEIIDDSSWSCIHGVERWRSDCGCHSGGRPNWSQAWRGPLREALDWLRDEMAGRFEREAGALLIDPWAARDEYIDVVLDRSRKNAVEFIERYAGPHEGPLDYTRILRLLEMQRNTMLMYTSCGWFFDELTGIETVQILQYAGRVIQIAEGLLKESFEEAFLDRLSKARSNLREHGDGRQVYMNMVRPAKVDLLKMAEHYAVISLFEDCGYETSVYCYDVRSEMCNDMHAGRTQLRVGRATLTSRLTLNSQRVTYAVLHLADHIIAGGAGLEVEDEKLDAFMDEAKQAFDLAQYGKLLRLIERDFDGPTFSLASLFKDEQRRVAEQVLEGALDGAEATYRRMYDDQAPLLHFLHALKIPAPRALYFPVELVLNADLVRLLRAEQPDVVQARQILQRAEQAGVELDRSTLSYVAEAALARLGERLLGDPADADALHSLGALVEMALASPFEVRLDVAQNAVYRILRDADRTLHSGRVADTAQWRAEVERVAGLLKIRS, from the coding sequence ATGAACCCCTACGTGTGCATCCACGGCCACTTCTACCAGCCGCCGCGCGAGAACCCCTGGCTCGAGGCAGTCGAGGTGCAGGACTCGGCCTACCCCTACCACGACTGGAACGAGCGGATCACCGCCGAGTGCTACCAGCCCAACGGGCAGGCGCGCATCCTTGATCCGCAGGGCTGGATCGAGCGCATCAACAACAACTACGCGCACATCAGCTTCAACTTCGGGCCCACGCTGCTCTCGTGGATGCAGGAGCACGCGCCCGAGGCCTACGAGGCGATCCTCGATGCCGACCGCCAGAGCATCGAGCTCAACGGCGGGCACGGGTCGGCCATCGCCCAGGCGTACAACCACGTGATCATGCCACTCGCGAACGATCGCGACCGGCGCACCCAGGTGCTCTGGGGCATCAAGGACTTCGAGCACCGCTTCGGCCGACGGCCAGAGGGCATGTGGCTGCCCGAGACGGCAGCGAACCGGGCCACGCTCGACGAGCTCGCCAAGAACCGCATCGCGTTCACCCTGCTCGCACCGCGCCAGGCGCTGCGGTATCGAAAGATCGGCAGCGACGCATGGATCGACGCCCGCCAGCACGGCATCGACCCGCGTCGACCCTACCTCTGCCGGCTCGAGGACGGCCGCAGCATCGCGTTGTTCTTCTACGATGGACCGCTCTCGCAGGCGGTCGCGTTCGAGCGGTTGCTAGCCAACGGCGAGCAGTTCGCCAATCGGTTGCTCGGCGGCATCGACCCGGGGCGTGAAGAAGCGCAGCTCGTGCACATCGCCACCGACGGCGAGAGCTACGGCCACCACCATCCGTACGGCGACATGGCCTTGTCCTACGCCGTCCGCCGCATCATGGACGGCAGCGAGGCAACGCTGGTCAACTACGGCCGATTCCTCGAGCTGCACCCGCCCGAGTGGGAGGCCGAGATCATCGACGATTCGTCGTGGAGCTGCATCCACGGCGTCGAGCGCTGGCGAAGCGATTGCGGCTGCCACTCGGGCGGCCGGCCCAATTGGAGCCAGGCATGGCGCGGCCCGCTGCGAGAGGCGCTCGACTGGCTGCGCGACGAGATGGCCGGGCGGTTCGAGCGTGAGGCCGGTGCCCTGCTCATCGATCCATGGGCGGCGCGGGATGAATACATCGACGTCGTGCTGGATCGCTCGCGCAAGAACGCGGTCGAGTTCATCGAGCGATACGCCGGCCCGCACGAGGGGCCGCTCGACTACACGCGCATCCTGCGACTGCTCGAGATGCAGCGCAACACGATGCTCATGTACACGAGCTGCGGCTGGTTCTTCGACGAGCTCACGGGCATCGAGACCGTGCAGATCCTGCAGTACGCCGGCCGGGTCATCCAGATCGCCGAGGGTCTCTTGAAAGAATCCTTCGAGGAGGCGTTCCTCGACCGGCTGAGCAAGGCCCGCAGCAACCTGCGCGAGCACGGCGACGGTCGGCAGGTCTATATGAACATGGTCCGTCCGGCCAAGGTCGACCTGCTCAAGATGGCCGAGCACTACGCCGTCATCTCGTTGTTCGAGGACTGCGGCTACGAGACCAGCGTCTACTGCTACGACGTCCGCAGCGAGATGTGCAACGACATGCACGCGGGTCGGACGCAGCTCCGAGTCGGGCGGGCCACGCTGACCTCGCGGCTCACGCTCAACAGCCAGCGCGTGACGTACGCCGTGCTGCACCTGGCCGACCACATCATCGCCGGCGGCGCCGGGCTCGAGGTCGAAGACGAGAAGCTCGATGCGTTCATGGACGAGGCAAAGCAGGCGTTCGACCTCGCTCAGTACGGCAAGCTCCTCCGGCTGATCGAGCGAGACTTCGACGGCCCGACCTTCTCGCTTGCCTCGCTCTTCAAGGACGAGCAGCGACGGGTGGCCGAGCAGGTGCTCGAGGGCGCCCTCGACGGGGCCGAGGCGACGTATCGGCGGATGTACGACGACCAGGCCCCGCTGCTGCACTTCCTGCACGCGCTCAAGATCCCAGCGCCGCGGGCGCTCTACTTCCCGGTCGAGCTGGTGCTCAACGCCGACCTCGTGCGCCTGCTGCGGGCCGAGCAGCCCGACGTGGTCCAGGCCCGGCAGATCCTCCAGCGGGCCGAGCAGGCGGGCGTGGAGCTCGATCGGTCGACGCTGTCGTACGTGGCGGAGGCGGCGCTCGCGCGGCTGGGCGAACGCCTCTTGGGCGATCCGGCCGATGCTGACGCGTTGCACTCGCTCGGGGCCCTGGTCGAGATGGCGCTGGCCTCGCCCTTCGAGGTCAGGCTCGACGTCGCCCAGAACGCCGTGTACCGAATCCTGCGCGACGCCGACCGCACGCTCCACTCCGGCCGCGTCGCCGACACGGCCCAATGGCGTGCCGAGGTCGAGCGCGTGGCGGGGCTGCTCAAGATCCGTTCATAA
- a CDS encoding 4-alpha-glucanotransferase has protein sequence MSVRADDARDPALLRLARSHGLLTEHENGMGVRCYPSEAALLAVLRALGVDLDRPRDAERVPPGPGAPKQFWRDDRRRLGLFVPLYAVRSGQSAGVGDLGDLGRLCAWAGGLGASLVSTLPLLAGRYATPTDGCPYAPLSRSVFGELFLDLGELMSPEERAEAERLGGAPLIDYGASWQLKRRVLAREAVKANAAAIESFLNADPLVAQYVRWRAQDDGDPSAERLYGFAQMLLHEQLTALRSRAEAAGCGLYLDLPVGVAADGFDVHRNPDAYAKDIAVGAPPDAYFPEGQVWGFPPMLPEHARLNGHAELIEATRRHLRYASTLRLDHVMGLWRLYWVPQGHGADDGVYVQYDATDALDALADLSHEYGAFFIGENLGTVPPEVDAAMIERRLLGMTAAQYDGGDQAMAPGADKPELIASPNTHDMPTFAGYLAGRDVDLRRSLRLLDASGAAYDMRLRAAAVERMRRQFDELDEVRLFDKLVDQLCESPAPVVMLALEDLWGETEPQNIPGVSAGYPCWRRPMRWTLEELIADDSIAARLRGWASRIGQRSGAGAS, from the coding sequence ATGAGCGTCCGGGCCGACGACGCGCGTGATCCCGCGCTGCTGCGCCTGGCGCGGTCACACGGGCTGCTGACCGAGCACGAGAACGGCATGGGCGTGCGGTGCTATCCGAGCGAGGCGGCTCTGCTCGCCGTGCTCCGCGCGCTCGGCGTCGATCTCGATCGGCCGCGAGACGCCGAACGAGTGCCTCCTGGCCCGGGCGCGCCGAAGCAGTTCTGGCGCGACGACCGCCGGCGACTGGGCCTGTTCGTGCCCTTGTATGCGGTTCGCTCCGGCCAGAGCGCGGGCGTTGGCGATCTCGGCGACCTCGGCCGGTTGTGCGCGTGGGCTGGCGGATTGGGCGCGTCGCTGGTCAGCACGCTGCCGCTGCTGGCGGGGCGGTACGCCACGCCGACCGATGGCTGCCCCTACGCGCCGCTGAGCCGGAGCGTGTTCGGCGAGCTGTTCCTCGACCTCGGGGAGCTGATGTCGCCCGAGGAACGAGCCGAGGCGGAGCGACTGGGTGGCGCGCCCTTGATCGACTACGGCGCGAGCTGGCAGCTCAAGCGCCGCGTGCTCGCGCGTGAGGCGGTGAAGGCCAACGCGGCGGCGATCGAGTCGTTCCTCAACGCCGACCCGCTCGTCGCCCAGTACGTCCGCTGGCGCGCGCAGGACGATGGCGATCCCTCGGCCGAGCGGCTCTACGGCTTCGCCCAGATGCTGCTGCACGAACAGCTCACGGCGCTCCGCTCGCGGGCCGAGGCCGCCGGCTGCGGGCTCTACCTCGACCTGCCCGTGGGCGTTGCCGCCGACGGCTTCGACGTACACCGCAACCCCGATGCCTACGCGAAGGACATCGCCGTGGGCGCACCGCCCGACGCGTACTTCCCCGAGGGCCAGGTCTGGGGCTTCCCGCCGATGCTGCCCGAGCACGCCCGGCTGAACGGTCATGCCGAACTGATCGAGGCAACTCGGCGGCACCTGCGGTACGCCAGCACGCTGCGGCTCGACCACGTCATGGGCCTCTGGCGGCTGTACTGGGTGCCGCAAGGCCACGGTGCCGACGATGGCGTGTACGTGCAGTACGACGCAACTGATGCACTCGATGCCCTGGCCGACCTGTCGCACGAGTACGGGGCGTTCTTCATCGGCGAGAACCTGGGCACCGTGCCCCCGGAGGTCGACGCCGCGATGATCGAGCGCCGCCTGCTCGGCATGACCGCCGCCCAGTACGACGGCGGAGACCAGGCGATGGCGCCGGGCGCCGACAAGCCCGAGCTGATCGCCTCGCCCAACACGCACGACATGCCCACGTTCGCCGGCTACCTGGCCGGACGCGACGTCGACCTTCGGCGATCGCTGCGGCTGCTGGACGCCTCCGGCGCGGCGTACGACATGCGGCTGCGCGCCGCGGCGGTCGAACGAATGCGAAGGCAGTTCGACGAGTTGGACGAGGTCAGACTGTTCGACAAGCTCGTCGACCAGCTCTGCGAGTCGCCCGCGCCGGTCGTGATGCTCGCGCTCGAAGACCTGTGGGGCGAGACCGAGCCGCAGAACATTCCGGGCGTGAGCGCGGGCTATCCGTGCTGGCGAAGGCCGATGCGCTGGACGCTGGAGGAACTGATCGCCGACGATAGCATCGCCGCCCGCCTGCGCGGGTGGGCCAGCCGCATCGGGCAACGATCGGGAGCCGGCGCTTCATGA
- the glgB gene encoding 1,4-alpha-glucan branching protein GlgB, with protein sequence MTNHALMLPPDARSMGRPIDLGWISADDQYWFNEGTHAHLYEKLGAHPLPGGQGVRFGVWAPNARAVSVVGDWNYWSAGADPLTPVGSSGLWVGIASNAREGAHYKYVIDSHAGGRRLEKTDPFGFRQEQPPRTASIVHGLDYQWSDEAWMRTRGERHRVDRPMSIYELHLGSWRRVPEDGNRSLNYRELAPKLAEYCNRLGFTHVELMPVMEHPLYKSWGYQTVGYFAPTSRYGTPQDFMFLVDTLHQAGIGVILDWVPSHFPADAHGLALFDGTHLFEHEDPREGFHPDWKSMIFNYGRHEVRSFLTSSAMFWLEKYHVDGIRVDAVASMLYRDYSREEGEWVPNIYGGRENLEAIDFLRQLNTTLYGAHPDIVTFAEESTAWPGVSRPAHLGGLGFGYKWDMGWMHDTLRYLGHEPIHRKYHHNEISFRAVYQFSENYVMPLSHDEVVHGKGSLLDRMPGDEWQRLANMRLLYGLQWTQPGKKLLFMGGELAQVPEWDHDSSIEWHLEGVPHHAGIATLVGTLNDLYKREPALHERDCDPRGFEWIDCTDSEDTVISYLRRGVHERDTVLVVANFTPVVRYGYTLGVPFGGKWSEVLNTDAECFGGSGVGNLGGVEAVSSPSHGRPHRVDLTLPPLSVVVLRCEPAE encoded by the coding sequence GTGACCAACCATGCCCTCATGCTGCCCCCCGACGCCCGATCCATGGGCCGACCGATCGATCTCGGCTGGATCTCCGCCGACGACCAGTACTGGTTCAACGAGGGCACCCACGCCCACCTGTACGAGAAGCTCGGCGCCCATCCGCTCCCCGGAGGCCAGGGCGTGCGGTTCGGCGTCTGGGCGCCCAACGCCCGGGCCGTGTCGGTGGTGGGGGACTGGAACTACTGGTCGGCTGGCGCCGACCCCCTGACGCCGGTGGGCAGCAGCGGGCTGTGGGTGGGCATCGCGAGCAACGCTCGCGAGGGCGCCCACTACAAGTACGTCATCGATTCCCACGCCGGCGGGCGACGCCTGGAGAAGACCGACCCCTTCGGCTTCCGCCAGGAGCAGCCGCCCCGGACGGCCTCGATCGTGCACGGCCTGGACTACCAGTGGAGCGACGAGGCCTGGATGCGTACCCGCGGCGAGCGGCACCGCGTCGACCGGCCCATGAGCATCTATGAGCTGCACCTGGGCTCGTGGCGGCGCGTGCCCGAAGATGGCAACCGCAGCCTGAACTATCGCGAGCTCGCCCCGAAGCTGGCCGAGTATTGCAACCGGCTGGGGTTCACGCACGTGGAGCTCATGCCCGTGATGGAGCACCCGCTGTACAAGAGCTGGGGCTACCAGACCGTCGGCTACTTCGCGCCCACCAGCCGCTACGGCACGCCGCAGGACTTCATGTTCCTCGTCGACACGCTGCACCAGGCGGGCATCGGCGTGATCCTCGACTGGGTGCCCAGCCACTTCCCGGCCGACGCCCACGGGCTAGCGCTCTTCGACGGCACGCACCTGTTCGAGCACGAGGACCCGCGCGAGGGCTTCCATCCCGACTGGAAGTCGATGATCTTCAACTACGGGCGGCACGAGGTCCGCAGCTTCCTGACCTCGAGCGCCATGTTCTGGCTCGAGAAGTACCACGTCGACGGCATCCGCGTCGACGCCGTCGCTTCGATGCTCTACCGCGACTACTCGCGGGAAGAAGGCGAGTGGGTGCCCAACATCTACGGCGGGCGCGAGAACCTCGAGGCCATCGACTTCCTGCGGCAGCTCAACACCACGCTCTACGGGGCGCACCCGGACATCGTCACGTTCGCCGAAGAGTCGACCGCGTGGCCCGGCGTGTCTCGCCCCGCGCACCTCGGCGGGCTTGGCTTCGGCTACAAGTGGGACATGGGCTGGATGCACGACACCCTTCGGTACCTGGGGCACGAGCCCATCCACCGCAAGTACCACCACAACGAGATCAGCTTCCGCGCCGTCTACCAGTTCAGCGAGAACTACGTCATGCCCCTCAGCCACGACGAGGTGGTGCACGGCAAGGGCTCGCTGCTCGACCGCATGCCGGGCGACGAGTGGCAGCGGCTGGCCAACATGCGGCTGCTTTACGGTCTGCAGTGGACCCAGCCGGGCAAGAAGCTTCTCTTCATGGGCGGCGAGCTGGCCCAGGTGCCCGAGTGGGACCATGACAGCAGCATCGAGTGGCACCTCGAGGGCGTGCCGCACCACGCGGGCATCGCGACTCTCGTCGGCACGCTGAACGATCTGTACAAGCGCGAGCCCGCGCTGCACGAGCGAGACTGCGACCCGCGCGGCTTCGAGTGGATCGACTGCACCGACAGCGAGGACACGGTCATCTCCTACCTCCGCCGGGGCGTGCACGAGCGCGACACCGTGCTTGTCGTCGCCAACTTCACGCCCGTGGTTCGCTACGGCTACACGCTGGGCGTGCCCTTCGGCGGGAAGTGGAGCGAGGTGCTGAACACCGACGCCGAGTGCTTCGGCGGCTCGGGCGTGGGCAACCTCGGCGGCGTCGAGGCCGTGTCATCGCCCTCGCACGGCCGGCCGCATCGCGTCGATCTCACGCTCCCGCCGCTGTCGGTGGTCGTGCTGCGGTGCGAGCCGGCGGAATGA
- a CDS encoding DUF2934 domain-containing protein, with amino-acid sequence MIGSNSTALRQHAYSVFTASRRERETQSQAPDSVRRLLVPDTPRLERALPMRLVEAKAPGDRPPGAVHESLTKHAATTERRTLPTPPEAKVNEAANEPASEPTQEEIRRRAYEIFEARGSTPGNDVADWLRAESELRRERGLA; translated from the coding sequence GTGATCGGCTCCAATAGCACAGCGCTCCGCCAGCACGCCTATTCCGTGTTCACGGCTTCGAGGCGGGAGCGAGAGACCCAGAGCCAGGCGCCCGATTCGGTGCGCCGTCTCCTCGTTCCCGACACCCCTCGGCTCGAGCGAGCCCTGCCCATGAGGCTCGTCGAGGCCAAGGCCCCCGGCGACCGGCCCCCGGGTGCCGTCCATGAATCGCTGACGAAGCACGCCGCGACGACCGAGCGTCGGACGCTTCCGACACCGCCGGAAGCGAAGGTGAACGAAGCAGCCAACGAGCCCGCGTCCGAGCCCACGCAGGAAGAGATCCGCCGCCGGGCGTACGAGATCTTCGAGGCGCGCGGCTCGACGCCCGGCAACGACGTGGCCGACTGGCTCCGGGCCGAGTCGGAACTGCGCCGCGAGCGCGGCTTGGCCTGA
- a CDS encoding glycosyltransferase, translating to MAPTRAEREPERSITPPGGRGSPGVLLVEVGYEVCNPIGGIYQVLRSKAATMVDHWDDRYLMVGPYVPDQAALEMEPRRPTGWLARAVAAMDDIGIACHTGRWLVPGRPRVVLLDHDLPAERINSEKFYLWQHDQVGSPSGDDMVDGVIAFADVTRHFMRAVDNAWRDQRPARRNPRRVMAHFHEWMGGLAIPLMKREEQQVSTVFTTHATLLGRYLASSDDPPETVEGLDPAAEADRFGIRSRHDYERLAARDCDVMTTISPLTGVECEHLLGRKPDAILPNGLDIGRLSVGHEFQTLHAVFKDKVHHFTMGHFFPTRPIDLDNTLYFFTSGRYEPRNKGFDLFIRANARLNQLLRETDNPHTVVSFIVTRRDVRSIDPVVLQNRAVLDELEDVCEHIADDLRDRLFRTAASEGRVSLDSMAEEYWLLRLKRTQAAFRTRGWPSVITHTLEGDPRDEVLSEIAVAGLRNNPEDRVKIVYHPQFISPTNPLWGMEYDQFVRGCHLGVFPSTYEPWGYTPMECLALGVPAITTDMSGFGDFVTERHAQPAGWAPWVLQRRQKTTEQAVEALARRMLEFCELTQRERIRVRNSAEQRSWLFDWMEMGEAYAQAHDLALHRGPKPAEVG from the coding sequence GTGGCCCCCACGAGAGCGGAACGCGAACCAGAACGCAGCATCACGCCGCCGGGAGGCCGCGGGTCGCCTGGCGTGCTGCTCGTCGAGGTGGGCTACGAGGTCTGCAACCCCATCGGCGGCATCTACCAGGTGCTGCGGTCCAAGGCCGCCACCATGGTCGACCACTGGGACGACCGGTACCTGATGGTGGGCCCCTACGTGCCCGACCAGGCGGCGCTCGAGATGGAGCCGCGCCGGCCGACGGGCTGGCTCGCCCGGGCCGTCGCCGCGATGGACGACATCGGCATCGCCTGCCACACGGGCCGCTGGCTGGTGCCGGGACGGCCCCGAGTCGTCCTGCTCGACCACGACCTGCCAGCCGAACGCATCAACAGCGAGAAGTTCTACCTGTGGCAGCACGACCAGGTGGGCTCGCCAAGCGGCGACGACATGGTCGACGGCGTGATCGCCTTTGCCGACGTCACGCGGCACTTCATGCGTGCGGTCGACAACGCGTGGCGCGACCAGCGGCCCGCTCGTCGCAACCCCCGACGCGTGATGGCCCACTTCCACGAGTGGATGGGCGGCCTGGCCATCCCGCTCATGAAGCGCGAGGAGCAGCAGGTCTCCACCGTGTTCACGACGCACGCCACGCTGCTGGGCCGCTACCTGGCCAGCAGCGACGACCCGCCCGAGACCGTCGAGGGGCTCGACCCCGCCGCCGAGGCCGACCGCTTCGGCATCCGCTCCCGGCACGACTACGAGCGGCTGGCGGCCCGCGACTGCGACGTCATGACGACCATCAGCCCGCTGACGGGCGTCGAGTGCGAGCACCTGCTCGGGCGCAAGCCCGACGCCATCCTGCCCAACGGGCTGGACATCGGCCGGTTGAGCGTTGGGCACGAGTTCCAGACGCTGCACGCGGTCTTCAAGGACAAGGTCCATCACTTCACGATGGGGCACTTCTTTCCCACGCGGCCGATCGACCTGGACAACACGCTCTACTTCTTCACGAGCGGGCGATACGAGCCCCGCAACAAGGGCTTCGACCTGTTCATCCGCGCCAACGCCCGGCTGAACCAGCTCTTGCGCGAGACCGACAACCCGCACACGGTGGTCTCGTTCATCGTGACGCGCCGCGACGTGCGGTCGATCGACCCCGTGGTGCTGCAGAACCGGGCCGTGCTCGACGAGCTCGAAGACGTGTGCGAGCACATCGCCGACGACCTGCGCGACCGGCTGTTCCGAACGGCCGCCAGCGAGGGCCGCGTCTCGCTCGACTCGATGGCCGAGGAATACTGGTTGCTACGGCTGAAGCGCACGCAGGCGGCCTTCCGCACGCGGGGCTGGCCGAGCGTCATCACCCACACGCTCGAAGGCGACCCGCGTGACGAGGTGCTCAGCGAGATCGCCGTCGCGGGCCTGCGCAATAATCCGGAAGACCGCGTCAAGATCGTCTACCACCCGCAGTTCATCAGCCCGACCAACCCGCTGTGGGGCATGGAGTACGACCAGTTCGTGCGTGGCTGCCACCTGGGCGTGTTCCCCAGCACGTACGAGCCCTGGGGCTACACGCCGATGGAGTGCCTCGCGCTGGGCGTCCCGGCCATCACGACCGACATGTCGGGCTTCGGCGACTTCGTGACCGAGCGGCACGCCCAGCCGGCGGGTTGGGCGCCCTGGGTGCTCCAGCGTCGGCAGAAGACGACCGAGCAGGCGGTCGAGGCCCTGGCGCGCCGCATGCTGGAGTTCTGCGAGCTCACCCAGCGCGAGCGCATCCGCGTGCGAAACTCGGCCGAGCAGCGGTCGTGGCTGTTCGACTGGATGGAGATGGGCGAGGCGTACGCGCAGGCCCACGATCTTGCGCTGCATCGCGGCCCCAAACCTGCCGAAGTTGGGTAG